The following proteins are co-located in the Streptomyces sp. DT2A-34 genome:
- a CDS encoding FmdB family zinc ribbon protein: MPTYQYQCTECGEGLEAVQKFTDDALTECPSCQGRLKKVFSAVGIVFKGSGFYRNDSRGSSSSSSPASSKSSTSSSSDSSSSSSSSSTSSSSSSDSKSSSAGTSSSSSAA; the protein is encoded by the coding sequence GTGCCCACCTATCAGTACCAGTGCACCGAGTGCGGCGAGGGTCTCGAGGCGGTGCAGAAGTTCACCGACGACGCCCTGACCGAGTGCCCCAGCTGCCAGGGCCGCCTCAAGAAGGTGTTCTCCGCGGTCGGCATCGTCTTCAAGGGCTCCGGCTTCTACCGCAACGACAGCCGCGGCTCCTCGTCGAGCAGCTCGCCGGCATCGTCGAAGTCGTCGACGTCCTCCTCGTCCGACTCGTCCTCTTCGTCTTCGTCGTCCTCGACGTCTTCTTCGTCGTCCTCGGACTCGAAGTCGTCGAGCGCGGGCACCTCCTCCAGCAGCTCCGCCGCGTAA